Within the Candidatus Methylomirabilota bacterium genome, the region ACGAGCGTCTCGGGCATGCGCTCGAGCACGCCGAGCAGCCGGCCGATCTTCTCGGGCCCGACGACCTCGGTGGTGATCAGGATGTTGCGGATGCCCGACTCCGCCATCACCTCGGCCTCGCCCACCTTCGCGCAGCAGATCCCGACGGCGCCCGCGGCGATCTGGCGGCGCGCGATCTCCGGGCACTTGTGAGTCTTGGAATGCGGCCGGAGCTTCTTGCCCGCCGCCGCGATCGAGGCCGCCATCTTCGCGATGTTGCGCTCGAAGCGGTCGAGGTCGAGCAGGAGCGCGGGCGTGGGGATCTCGTTTCGCGTCATGGCGTGGCGAGCATACCACGGCCGTTGTATCATCGACGCCATGACGATCCCTACGCTCACGCATCCCGGTGTGGTGGACTGGTCGGGCGAGAACCCCGGCATGTACCTCAAGGAGAATGCCGACGGCCCCTTCGTCACGCTCGTCTCCTTCTTCCGCGTCGTCGCCTCGCCCCACGGGCGCGGCCACGCGCTCGTGCTGCTCGAGGCGCCGCTGCTCGACCGGAGCCTGCCCGAAGCCCTCAACGTCTGCGTGACGGACAACGACGCGCTAGCGCGCTACCTCGTCGCCGACTTCGTCACGCACTTCGGCGCCTTCAAAGAGGCCCCGGCGCTGCAGCACATGGACTACGTGCCGCTCGAGGGCGTGGCCGCTTCCGGCGACACGCGCTCGTCCTACATGGAGTGGGTCAAGGGCCGGGACGTGGAGGCCACGCTCTCCTGGGAGAACCTGGGCGAGCCTTTTATGGTCAATATCCCGAAGGAGAAGTCGGCAACGGGCAAGCACGCGCTCCACAGCCTCTTCGTCGACGCGCGCAGCGTGACGGCGACTGTCAACGGCCGCACGCTGAAAGGCCGCCCCTTCCCGCGCGAGTTCGCGGGGCGGCAGAGCAGCACGGCCTTCCTCGCCTATTCGGAGACCTGGCTCAAACTGTAGTCGGCCGTCGAGAAGGGTCCAGATGCGAGGCGGCGCCCGAAGGGCCGCACGCGAGGCGTACTCCTGTACGTTGAGCGTGCGGCCGAGGGCGCCAACGAAGCAGATGGGCCCTTATCGGCGGCCGGTGCTCACGTCGTTGGAAAGCTCGTTCTTGTCGCCGGGGCGGCGGGGAAAGTGGCGGCCGAGTTCCCGGCCCACTTCCGCAAGCGCGTGGATGAGGCCGTCGCGCGACTGCTGCTGCCTCAACCGCTCGCGGACGGCGTCGACCAATCCCTGCCAGTAGGCCTCGCCCACGCGCTCGTGGATGCCCTTGTCGCCGATGACGGCGAGCTTCCTGTCCGTCACGGAGACGTAGACCAGGACGCCGTTACGCGCGGCGGTCCTGTGCATGCCGAGCCTCTCGAAGACCTTGATGGCCTGCTGGAGCGCGTCGCCCTCGCACGAGTGGTCGAAGTGGACGCGGACCTCGGCTGACGTGTGCCCCTCGGCCTCCGTGACGGCGCGGGTAATGGCGGCCAGATCGTCGTCAGAGAGAATCGCGCGCACCCACTTTGGATGACGAGCCATCACCAGTCTCCGCTCGCCCCGCCGCCGCCGAAGCCGCCACCGCCGCCCCCGAAGTCTCCGCCTCCGCCTCCGCCGCCACCACTGCCACCGCTGCCCCAGCCGCCGCCGGGAAAGATGATCGGGCCACCCCAGCCCCGCCGGCCGCCGGTCCAGCCTTGGCGCCTGATGTGCGAGCCGTAGAGCGTGGGAATCACGATCGAGAAGATGCCGCCCACGACCATCAAGAGGAGCATGAGCTGGACAGGGCTCCAACCCCGCGCCCGAGCGGGTTGTCCCTGGGGCGCTGCTTTGTACGTGCCGGCGATAGCCTGCTGGATGGCGTCGAGCCCGGCTGCGATGCCGTCGGCGACCTTGCCCTCGCGGAAGCGCGGCGCGACGACCTGGCGCAGGATCTGGCTCGCGAGCGCGTCGGTCAGCTTCGATTCGAGGCCGTAGCCGACCTCGAGGCGCATCTTCCTGTCGTCGACGAAGACCAGGAAGATTACGCCGTTGTTGAGGCCCTTCTGTCCCACGCGCCAGGCCTGCGCCAGCCGGATCGAGTAGTCCTCCAGGCTCTCGCCCTGGAGCGAGCGGAAGATGGCGACCACGATCTGGTTGCTGCTTTCCCGCTCGCGCGCGCGGAGCGTGTCTTCGAGCCTCGCGCGCTCGTCGCCCGACAGGACGCTCGCGTAGTCGTTGATCCGGCGGTCGGGCGGCGGCGGGATCGGGAGGGCCGCCCCAGCCGCGCCGGCAAGCACGGCGAGCAGCAGCACCGCCAGCAGCGGTCGGCTCAGGCGCATGCCGCCGGCCTCGGTTCGCTCTCCTGACCCCCTAGAACTTCACTTTCGGGACCGTCTCGCTGCCGGGCGCCGCCTCGAAGAACACCTTCTCCTTGAAGCCCATCAAGCGCGCGACGAGCGCTGCCGGCATCAGCTTGATCTTCGTGTTGTAGTCGCGCACGGCTTCGTTGAAGCGCATGCGCTCCACGGTGATGCGATTCTCCGTCCCCTCGAGCTGGCTCTGGAGCGCCAGGAAGTTCTGGTTGCTCTTGAGGTCGGGGTAGCGCTCGACCGTGACGAGGAGGCGCGAGAGCGCCCCGCCCAGCTGGTTCTGCGCGTCCTGGAACTTCTTGAAGTTGGCCGGGTCGTTGAGGAGTTCCGGCGTGGCCTTGATGCTGCCGGCGCTGGCCCGCGCCCGGGTCACCTCCTCGAGCACGGTCTTCTCCTGGGCCGCGAAGCCCTTGACCGTCTCGACGAGGTTGGGGATCAGGTCGGCGCGGCGTTGATAGACGTTCTGTACCTGCGCCCACTTCTCGTTGACGCTCTGCTCGGCCGTGACGAACCCGTTGTAGACGCCGAAGAGCGAAGCGAACCCGATCACCAGGATCAGGACGATGACGCCCAGGACGATCAGTACGGTTTTCATGGCCCGAGTATACCTCCCCCGCTGGCCTCAGGTTGACCCGTTCCAAACCCCGTGCTAGAACCGGGCCACCCCAACGAGGAGGAGCCAGCCCATGGATCTGAACTACACGCCCGAGGACATCGCCTTCCGCAAGCAGGTGCGGACCTGGCTCGAGCAGAACCTGCCGAAGCAGGAGATCCGTACTCTCGAGGACCGCCGCGCTTGGCACCGCAAGCTCTACGACGCGGGCTACCTCGGCATGGGCTGGCCCAAGGAGTACGGCGGCGGCGGCGCCCGGCCGATGCAGCAGGCCATCGTGGCCGACGAGATGGCGCAGGCCAACGCGCCGGCGCCGACCAACAGCCTGGGGCTCGGCATCGTCGGGCCGACGATCGTCGTCCACGGTACAGACGCTCAGAAGCGCCGCTACCTCAAGAAGATCCTCTCGGCCGAGGAGCTCTGGTGCCAGCTCTACTCCGAGCCCAACGCGGGCTCTGACCTGGCCGCGCTCCGGACATCCGCCGTGGACCAGGGCGATCACTTTCTCGTCAACGGCCAGAAGATCTGGACGAGCGGCGGCTCCATCGCCGACTGGGGGCTCCTCCTCGCGCGCACCGACCCCAAGGTCTCCAAGCACAAGGGCATCACCTGCTTCCTCATGAACATGCGCCAGCCCGGCGTGGACGTGCGCCCGCTCAAGCAGATCACGGGCTCCTCCGAGTTCTCCGAGGTCTTCATGACCAACGCCCGCGTCGAGAAGGGCGACCAGATCGGCAAGCTGGGCGAAGGTTGGGGGATCGCGCAGACAACGCTCGGCTACGAGCGCGGCGGGCGGGCGCTCGCGCGCGTCACGACCTACTCATCGCAGTTCCACCGGCTCACCGAGGCGGCCAAGCGCCTTCGCCGCCACGGCAAGCCGCTGTTCGAGGACCCGGTAGTGCGCCAGAAGCTCGGGCGCATCTGGTCCGAAGTCGAGGTGGAGCGCTACCAGGCGCTGCGCACGCTCACGCTCCTCGAGCGCGGCGAGCACCCAGGCGCCGGCGGGTCCCTCACCAAGCTGTCCTACTCGGAGTTCGAGAAGCGCTTCATGGAGCTGGCCCTCGAGATCCTCGGCCCTTACGGCCAG harbors:
- a CDS encoding TPM domain-containing protein, whose amino-acid sequence is MRLSRPLLAVLLLAVLAGAAGAALPIPPPPDRRINDYASVLSGDERARLEDTLRARERESSNQIVVAIFRSLQGESLEDYSIRLAQAWRVGQKGLNNGVIFLVFVDDRKMRLEVGYGLESKLTDALASQILRQVVAPRFREGKVADGIAAGLDAIQQAIAGTYKAAPQGQPARARGWSPVQLMLLLMVVGGIFSIVIPTLYGSHIRRQGWTGGRRGWGGPIIFPGGGWGSGGSGGGGGGGGDFGGGGGGFGGGGASGDW
- a CDS encoding LemA family protein; this encodes MKTVLIVLGVIVLILVIGFASLFGVYNGFVTAEQSVNEKWAQVQNVYQRRADLIPNLVETVKGFAAQEKTVLEEVTRARASAGSIKATPELLNDPANFKKFQDAQNQLGGALSRLLVTVERYPDLKSNQNFLALQSQLEGTENRITVERMRFNEAVRDYNTKIKLMPAALVARLMGFKEKVFFEAAPGSETVPKVKF
- a CDS encoding acyl-CoA dehydrogenase family protein, encoding MDLNYTPEDIAFRKQVRTWLEQNLPKQEIRTLEDRRAWHRKLYDAGYLGMGWPKEYGGGGARPMQQAIVADEMAQANAPAPTNSLGLGIVGPTIVVHGTDAQKRRYLKKILSAEELWCQLYSEPNAGSDLAALRTSAVDQGDHFLVNGQKIWTSGGSIADWGLLLARTDPKVSKHKGITCFLMNMRQPGVDVRPLKQITGSSEFSEVFMTNARVEKGDQIGKLGEGWGIAQTTLGYERGGRALARVTTYSSQFHRLTEAAKRLRRHGKPLFEDPVVRQKLGRIWSEVEVERYQALRTLTLLERGEHPGAGGSLTKLSYSEFEKRFMELALEILGPYGQLTEGAPEDFKLQIDTAVGDHGSWAYAYLWSRAGTIYAGSSEIQKNVIGERILGLPKETRADRVGGKA
- a CDS encoding TPM domain-containing protein, which produces MARHPKWVRAILSDDDLAAITRAVTEAEGHTSAEVRVHFDHSCEGDALQQAIKVFERLGMHRTAARNGVLVYVSVTDRKLAVIGDKGIHERVGEAYWQGLVDAVRERLRQQQSRDGLIHALAEVGRELGRHFPRRPGDKNELSNDVSTGRR